AGTGCTCGATAACGTCGGCCTGGGACTGGGCAAGGCGGGAAAAAGCAGGGCGTTGGATGCGTTAAGGCATGTCGGGCTTGAATCCAGGTCCAATGACTGGCCATCGGTTCTGTCAGGCGGGCAACGGCAGCGCGTGGCGCTGGCCCGCGCCCTGGTGCACGAGCCGCGCCTGTTGTTGCTGGATGAGCCGCTGGGGGCGCTGGACGCGTTGACCCGGATAGAGATGCAGCAACTGATAGAAAAAGTATGGCTGGAAAGCGGATTCACTGCCGTTCTGGTGACGCATGACATTTCGGAAGCGGTCACCTTGGCCGATCGCGTCATTCTGCTCGATGGCGGCAAAATCGATCTGGATATCCGCGTTGATTTGCCGCGCCCGCGCCATCGCGACAACCCCAGG
This is a stretch of genomic DNA from Methylobacter sp. YRD-M1. It encodes these proteins:
- a CDS encoding ATP-binding cassette domain-containing protein; the encoded protein is MKANSKHTSSLTLKLQQVSKRFGELTVLENLNLVIEPGSFVAIVGRSGCGKSTLLRLIAGLDQPNEGAVFYDDKVHRQLNGHARVMFQEARLLPWQRVLDNVGLGLGKAGKSRALDALRHVGLESRSNDWPSVLSGGQRQRVALARALVHEPRLLLLDEPLGALDALTRIEMQQLIEKVWLESGFTAVLVTHDISEAVTLADRVILLDGGKIDLDIRVDLPRPRHRDNPRLIQLEEEILHRVLNTPEIA